A window of Paraburkholderia sp. ZP32-5 genomic DNA:
TGCGCGCCGGCCAGCGAACTCAGATTGATGCTGCCGTCCTTCAGACGCTGTGCGTCGACCGCGAGGCCGGTGGCATCGACGCTCGTCACATCGGCCGTGCGCGCCGCCACGTCCACCTGCTTGACCACGACGTTGCCCTGCGCGAGCGAGATCAGCGGCGTTTTGTCGCCGTGCGCGGCGAGCTTCAGCGACTGCAAACCAAGCTGCGTATCGGTGACCGTCAGCGCCATCGGCGACTTCGACCAGTTCGCGTCGATAGTCGTCGTCGCGGACAGCGCGCCGTCGAGCACCTGCGCGGACGTCGCCGAGTCGAGATACGGCTGCAATTGCGGCAGCTTCAGCGATTTCAGATCGAGCTTCGCGTTCGCGGTTTTCGCCGCGAGACCGACCGTGCCGTCGGCGGCGAGCGAGCCGGCATCGTCCTTGAAACTGGTATTCAGCGTGTAGTGCGCGGGCGCCGATGCGAGCGTCGAAAAATCGGTCAGCGTGACCGCGAGATTTTGCAGACCGACGTCGACCGGATGCGACGCTGCTTCGTCGTGCACGCTCACCGTGCCGTCATTGAGTGCGAAACGTTTGATCGCGAGGTCCAATGGCGGCGCGGCTTTTTCCGCGCCGGCGGTGGCGGTGGTGGCGGCTTTGGCGTTGGTATCCGCTTCGGCTTTCGCAGCCGATGCCGCGGCCGGCGCGCTTGCCGCGCTCGCCTCGGCAGTGGTGGATGCCGATGCCGATGCCGTTTCAGCCTTAGCCGACCCGGCCGGCGCCGACGCGAACATCTTCTCGACACTCAACACGCCATCCTTGTCGCGCGCGAGGCTCGCGCTCGGCGCATCGATGCGAATGTCGTCGAAGTGATAGAGGCTCTTCAGCGGCTCGAGCGACGCCGCCGCCACGTGCACCGCGCGCGCCGCGAAGAACGGCGCCTTGCCCTGATCCTGCACGTCGACATCGTTCAGATCGACGGTGCCCGCGACGCGCAGCGACGGCGTGTCGTTCGACACCACGAAATTGAGCTTCAGATCGGTGGACAGCTTGCCCGACTGCACGACCACCGGCAGCTTCGTCGGCACATAGGAAACCAGCTTCGGCACGTCGAGCGCGTCGAAACGCAGCGACACTTCCGATTCGCGCGACGCCGCGAACGGCTTGGTCTTGCCGTCGATCGCGAGTTGACTATTGCCGTCGATGCGCGCGCGCAGCAGCGGCTCGACGAAGATATCGGTTTTCGACGGCAGCGTCGCGATGAACGGAATACCGAGCTTCCATTGATCGATCACGTGGCTCGTGCCGAGCAGCCGGTCGTCGAACGTGATCTGGCCGTTCTCGACACGAATATTGGAGACGGAAAACTGCGTCGGCTTGCTATTGGGTTTGGCCGGCTGGTTCGCGAACTTCTCGACCAGATCGGTGAAATTGAAGTGCTGCGCGTCGTAGCGAACGATATGGAAACGCGGCGAATCGACCTGCACTTCATCGACGATCGGCGCGCCGCGAAACAGTGAACTCCACGACGGTTGAACGATGAGCCGCGAAATATCGACGAAGTCGCCCGCGCCGCCGCGCTCGCCGATATGCACGTTATCGGCTTCGAATCTGAGCGTGTAGGGATTGAGCGCGATGCGGCCGATCGATGCCGGGCGGTCGAGCTGCTTGCTTAACTGCTGGCTCGCGATATGGCGAATCAGCGGCGGCGCCGCGAAAAAGCCGAGCAGGCCGAACACGACGACGAGGATCAGCAGGCTTATCAGGACACGACGGGTACGACGCGACTGCGCGACTTCGCGCACAGTCTGCATGGAGGAGGCTAACGATGCTTTATTAAGGCTTGCCATGCTCGATGTGGATGAATGCGGCGGCAAGCCCGCCGCGAAGAACGTGAATCCCGCAAGCGGCAGTATAAGTCGCGAATCAGTTACGAAACAGTAATGTCAGGCAAGCCTTGAAGATCCGCGCTGCCGATCCAGCGCATTTTCAGCGTGCTTTTGCATCGCGGCGCAACGGCGCACAGGCGTCGAGCAACGCATCGGACGCGCGCCCGCGTGTTCTCGCAGACGCGCTTTCGCCGATGCGTTCGGTTCGCTTTTTTTGTTAGCGTTTGTTAATGGCGCGAATGGCGCGCGCGTTGCACGCGCGCCGCATCGAATTGCCGTACGCCGGCGCTACTGCCGCACGACCGCCGGCGGCTGCCAACTGCCGTCGGTGGCTTGCGGCTTCGGCGCATACAACCGCAGCACCAGTTGCATGTCGGCGCGCGGCGCCGGCAGCCAGTTGCCGGTTTTGCTGCGCGTCGACGACACGACCACGTCGAGCGAGCCGTCGCGATTGCGGCGCGCGCCGTAGCGATCGCCGACCGCAAGCCGCGCCGGCGTGCTTTCGATCAACGCGCCATCCGTCGTGTACGCGGTGATCGACCAGAAGCCGCGCACCGGCGGCAACTGATTCGCCGCGAAGTGGATCACGTAGCGGTTCGCGCCGTTCAGCGCATTGCCGTCGCTGTCCTGCGTGACGACCGCGCGAACCTCATCGTCCTTCGTCCCGATGCCCGGTTGCGTGCTCGCCGCATACGCGCGCAGCGCATAGTCGGGACCGTAGTTGCCGACGCCATCGCCGAACCAGTTCCAGCCGTTCGCGCTCAGCACGTTGGTTGGCGGCGTGCCGACGCGCTCGCGGCCGTCGGCGAGACCCGCCGCGAGCGCTTGCGGCTCCTTCGGCAGCTTGACCGGATTGCCCGGCGTGACGCCGAGGTCGGACAGGAATTTCAGCGCATGCGGGTCGGCCGGCGTCGGCGGACTGTCAGGCAGCGCATCGGCGAGACGGCCGAAAAAGCCGCTCGCGTCGAGCGCGGCGACCTGCTGGGCCGGCGTGCCGTTCGCACCTGCAGTCGCGTTTGCATTGCTACGCGGCGGCACGGCCGGCGCCGCGTCGCCCTCGTAGATGCTCAGCGGGGCGAGCCGGATAGCGCGTTGCAGTTTGCGGACCGCGGTCAGATCGCGCGCGGCGTTCGACTGGATCCGCACGCTCACCCATGCGTTGCGAGTCGGCACGTCGACACGTTTCACGCCCTTCGGCAAGTCACCCTGCCAGCCGGGTCCGACGAACGCGATCGTCTGCGCGCGCAAACCTTTCGCGCCGGTCGCGAACTGCGGACCCGTCGACCACACGACGTTGGTCCACATATCGAGCACGCGGGCGTCGACATAGCGGCCATGCGAATCGGGCAGCGACAGGATCACCGGTTCGTCGCCGACGTCGAGCCAGCCGGTCGAGTCGAGCGTATCGACGCTCGGCTGCGGCGGGTTGGTCGCGCCGATCGGCGGCAGCGCCTGCGCATGATGCAGCGTGTTGAACGGAGCCTGACCCGGGTCCGTGCCGACCGCCGCGTCGCGCGCGGTGCTCATCAGCACGAGCGGATAGCCGAATACATAGGAATCGGCGACTTCATCCTTGATCC
This region includes:
- a CDS encoding DUF1254 domain-containing protein, which gives rise to MIKNRQALFSFYRPCVSFAGLAVLAGCASTPYVAQQSTGWIKDEVADSYVFGYPLVLMSTARDAAVGTDPGQAPFNTLHHAQALPPIGATNPPQPSVDTLDSTGWLDVGDEPVILSLPDSHGRYVDARVLDMWTNVVWSTGPQFATGAKGLRAQTIAFVGPGWQGDLPKGVKRVDVPTRNAWVSVRIQSNAARDLTAVRKLQRAIRLAPLSIYEGDAAPAVPPRSNANATAGANGTPAQQVAALDASGFFGRLADALPDSPPTPADPHALKFLSDLGVTPGNPVKLPKEPQALAAGLADGRERVGTPPTNVLSANGWNWFGDGVGNYGPDYALRAYAASTQPGIGTKDDEVRAVVTQDSDGNALNGANRYVIHFAANQLPPVRGFWSITAYTTDGALIESTPARLAVGDRYGARRNRDGSLDVVVSSTRSKTGNWLPAPRADMQLVLRLYAPKPQATDGSWQPPAVVRQ